From the genome of Chelonia mydas isolate rCheMyd1 chromosome 2, rCheMyd1.pri.v2, whole genome shotgun sequence, one region includes:
- the LOC102936360 gene encoding 39S ribosomal protein L2, mitochondrial, whose amino-acid sequence MIDFQRLRYGPGAESGPYEEKVIQVQYNPCRSADIALVASSKQKRWIIATENMQPGNLLKTSGHVGRMAVSASEGDAYPLGALLVGTLINNLKSHPGKGEQYSRAAGTCGVLLWKVNGTAIMQLPSKRHMQVLETSIATVGRVSNIDHNKRIIGKAGRNRWLGERLRSGLWHCKGSWVGRKIRPLPPMKSYVNLPTAAAQA is encoded by the coding sequence ATGATTGACTTCCAGCGGCTGCGCTACGGACCTGGAGCTGAGTCAGGTCCCTATGAGGAGAAGGTGATCCAGGTCCAGTACAACCCCTGCAGGTCGGCTGATATCGCCCTGGTGGCCAGCAGCAAGCAGAAACGCTGGATCATTGCAACAGAAAACATGCAGCCTGGCAACCTCCTCAAAACCTCGGGGCACGTAGGCAGGATGGCAGTCTCTGCCAGTGAAGGGGATGCGTACCCTTTGGGAGCTCTGCTTGTGGGGACCCTGATCAATAACCTGAAAAGCCACCCTGGGAAAGGAGAGCAGTACAGCCGAGCAGCAGGGACCTGTGGGGTGTTACTGTGGAAGGTGAATGGAACGGCCATCATGCAGCTGCCCTCTAAGAGACACATGCAGGTGCTGGAGACCAGCATAGCCACCGTGGGGCGAGTTTCCAACATTGACCACAACAAGCGGATCATTGGGAAAGCTGGCCGGAACCGCTGGCTGGGGGAGCGCCTGCGCAGCGGATTATGGCACTGCAAGGGCAGCTGGGTGGGACGCAAGATCAGACCACTCCCACCCATGAAGAGCTATGTCAACctgcccacagcagcagctcaggcttgA